In Acidimicrobiales bacterium, the DNA window ACACGCCGCAGCTCTCGACCGCGGTGTGGATGGGCTACTCGGACGTGCCCCGCCCGCTCTACGGCATCAAGGGCGCGTCCCGCGTCTTCGGAGGCGGCTTCCCCGCAGAGACGTGGGCCGACTTCATGCGCAACGCCCTCGCCGACCAACCGGTGCTGGGCTTCCCCGTGCCGGGCCCGCTGCCCACGCCCGTGGCCCAGACGCCGGCTCCTGCTCCGGCCGCCACCCCGGGCGCACCGCCGACCACCGTGCCCTTCGAGCCGGAGCCCCTGGCGCCCATGACCCCGGGGCAGGTGGCCACCGACTGCGGCGGGCCCTGTGATCAGACACCGACCCTGGGGGACCCATGACGCCACCGGACCCACCTCTTGCTCAGGCGCCCGGCGCAACAGCCGATGAGAACACCATGATCGACCGCGCCGCCCACGCGGAGACCCGTCGACTGCACCGCGAGCTGCGTTCGCCGCTGCCGGACGACGAGGTGGACGTCGGCGTTGATCACGTCGACGAGCTGCGCCAGCTCTGGGACGGGCTCGTGGCCGAGAGCATGCCCGTCGAGCCCGTGGTGCCGCCCCTCCCGCCGGCGCCCGTCGCCGACGTCGTGGCGCCGGCGTGGCCCGCGGTGGCGCCACGCGTGCACACCGGCCCCGCCGGTCCGACCCCCCTCACGACCCCCCTCACCGATCCCCTGATCGTCCTCCCCGATGCCCGCACCGCCCCCGGGGCGCCGGTGCCGCCCGTTCCCCCGATCGCCCCCGCCGCGCCGGTGGCGGCCCCGGTCGTCGAGTCACCGAGCACCGAGCGCCCGTCCCGCCGCGAGCGTCGGGCCGCCAAGCGCCTCGCCAAGGACGAGAAGCGAGGCGCCCGCCTCGAGCTCCGCCGCCACCGCATCCTGCCCCGCACCGTGATCGGCATCTCGATGCTGTTGCTGGCGGCGGCCATCGGTGCGGCCTTCGCCGGGGCGATGCTCTACGCCTATTACGACTGGCGTCTGTCCACGAACGAAGACCGCGTCGGCGTGCTGGCCGAGAGCCTTCAGCAGCGCCTCACCGACGCCGGCGCCTCGATCGACGAGGCCCAGCAGCAGGCCCTCACCGAGCTCCAGGAACGGGCCGGGCCGCTGATCGACCAGAAGAGCGACGCCGTCGCCATGGCCGACCTCACCCCCGTGGTGCTGCCCTCCACCTTCTTCGTGTCCACCCTCGACGAGAACGGCCAGCCCTCGGTGGGCACGGCCTTCGTGGTCTCGTCCGACGACAGCCAGTCCCTGCTCGTCACCTCCTACCGGGTGGTGTCCGCATCGACCACCCAACCCGGCCCCGAGATCCGACTCACCAACGCCGGCGGCGAGGCCGTGGTCGCCCAGCTCCACAGTTGGGACCCCGCGCACGACCTCGCCCTGCTGAGCCTCGACCGGGGTGGCCTGGAGCCGCTGATCTGGGCGACGGGCGACGCCGCCGCCGTGACCGGCGAGCGGGTCTACGCCGCCAGCGGCGTGGGCGCGGCCGGCGTCACCTTCAGTCCGGGCATGGTCCTCGGCCAGAGCGCCGAGGGCATCCAGATGACCACGCCGGTGGGCAGCGCATGGCAGGGCGGGCCGGTCGTGACCCAGGACGGCAAGGTGGTGGCGGTGGCGTCACTCGCCTACCAGCCCCTCGGCTTCAACCCCGGCCAGGTGCCGTACGCGCCCCCGGTCGACGCCGCCTGCGAGACGCTCCTCGACTGCGGCGCCTGACACTGGCTCCTCGTTCCTCGGAGCGGCTTCGCCACGTCGGCGGGCCTGGCGGCGGGTTCGTCGGTGTTGCGACTCCGCTCCGCTCCGTCACGTGACCTGTCCGGACATCGGTGCCTCCAACGCCTGAGGGCATCGCCTCGGGTCAGGGTGCGATCGTGGTCGGGGTGACGGCTGGGGCGACCGTGGTGGGCGTCGGGGCGCCGTTGGGGAGGTCTTCTTCGATCGCCGCGAAGATCGCGTCGGCGGCACGGTCGCCACCGGCGCGGGTCATGTGGATGCCGTCGCTGTTGCGCATGTTGACGACCTCGCCGCCGGCGCCGGGCAGGTAGTCGGAGTAGTTGCCGTTCTCGTCGGCGAACAGGTCGTAGAGCGACACGATGGTGGTGTTGGGGTGGTCGGCGGCCACCTCCTCGAAGATGCCGTTCATGAGCTGGAGCCGGGCCGAGTACTCGCCGTCGCGGGCGATGGGCTGACCGATCCAGTAGACCCGCACGCCCTGTTGCTCGAGGTAGGTCATGACCGCGTCCACCCGGCGGGCGTACTCGGCGTTCCACTCGGGGTCGCCCGGCTGGAACACGCCGGTGTCGAGCTCCATGCCCTGGCCGTCGTTGGCCCCGAACACCACGACCATGGCGTCCGGGTCGGTGGTCTCGACCACCTGTTGGATCTCGGCCGGCCAGTTGAAGAAGTCGGGTCGCGTGAGCCCGCTCGAGAACTCGAAGTCGAGGGTGGCGTCCATCACCCCGGTGGCGGCGGCCTTGTCGATCACGGACTGACCCAGGATCTCGGCTTGCGAGTCGCCCACGACCACGATCTCGAGGGGGTCCGCCGCCGTGGGCTCGGGCAGCTCGGTGGCCGGGGGAGCGGCGGGCGGCTCGGCGGTGGTGAGGTCGTCGAAGGCCTCGGCGTCGCCGAACTCGTGGCCGAGGGCGTCGTCGGCGGTGGTGCGGGGGCGGTCGAGGAAGAGCAGGTGGCTCAGGCCGTCGATGGGCTTCACCAGGGCCACCTGGACCGAGCGCTGCCAGCCGAAGGGCTGACGCTCGACGATGCGCAGCAGGCTCGAAGCGTTCATGAGCGTGAACAGCCCGAGGGCCACGACCCCGACGATGGTGACCTGGCGCAGGTCGAGGGTGCGGGCCGGCGGCGCCAGAGGTGGTGTGAAGCGACCGTGGTCGCCGGGGTCCATGGCGTCGAGGCGGTCGAGGGCCCGCTGGGTCCGCGGGCCCGGCTCCTCGCTGCCGGGCCGGGCTGCGCCGGGGGAGTGGGGGTCGGGGGTGTGGTGGTCGGGCATCGGATCAGAACTGGAAGTAGATGAACGGGGCCACGCCGACGGGGCCCAGGGTGTCGATGAGCACGAAGCTGAGGGCCAGGGCCACCCCCTGGAGCACCGGAGCCAGGCGGGAGAACCCGGACTTGCTCCAGGCGCCGACCCAGCGGGGGGAGAACTGCGCCGCCAACATCCCTACCACCACGGCGACGAGCAGCAGGGTCGGCCCCGGCAGCAGGTCGGTGACGTCGAAGATCCCCTTGATGACGTCGAACGCCGTCGCGAACGACTCGGCCCGGAAGAAGATCCAGGCGAAGCACACGAGGTTGAAGGTGGCGAGCCACGCCAACACGGGCCGCAGGGCCTCGGGGATGACCGAGGGCGCCAGCGTCCCGGCCTCCTCCTGCGCCGCCCGCCGGCCATTGCGCCAATGGCCGACGCATTGGTAGGTGCCGTGCAGGCCGCCCCACACCACGAAGGTCCACGAGGCGCCGTGCCACAGGCCGCCGAGCAGCATGGTCAGCATGAGGTTGCGGTAGGTGGCGGACTCGGAGCCCCGGCTCCCGCCGAGGGGGATGTAGAGGTAGTCCCGCAGCCAGCGCGACAGCGTGATGTGCCAGCGCCGCCAGAAGTCCTGGATGGAGAGGGCCGAGTACGGACGGTCGAAGTTCTGCGGGAAGCGGATGCCGAGCAGCAGGGCGATGCCGATGGCGATGTCGGTGTAGCCGCTGAAGTCGGCGTAGATCTGCATCGCGTAGCCGTAGACCGCGAAGAGGATCTCGAGGCTCGAGAAGTTGCCGGGCACGGCGAAGACGGGGTCGACCACCTCGGTGCCGAGCCAGCTCGCGATCACGACCTTCTTGAAGAGGCCGGCGACGATGAGGAAGAAGGCCTCGGTGGCGGGGATGCGGTGCTCGTCGGGGCGCCGGCGCAGCTGGGGGACGAACTCGCTGGCCCGCACGATGGGCCCCGCCACCAGGTGGGGGAAGAACGACAGGTACATGCCGAACTCGATGGGCGAGGCCGGCTCGAGCTCGCGGCGGTAGATGTCGACCACGTAGCTGATGGCCTGGAAGGTGAAGAACGAGATCCCGATGGGCAGGATCAGCCGCAGCAGCGGGGGGTTGGCGTCGAGGCCCAGCTTCGCCAGCCCGTTGGTGACCGAGACGACGAAGAACTCGTAGTACTTGAAGAACCCGAGCACGACGAGGTTGCCGCTCACCGCCAGCCCCATCAGCAGCTTGCGGGTGCCATCGTCGTGGTTGCGGTGGATGGCCGTCCCCATGGCCTGGTTGAACAGCGTCGACCCGGCGATGAGCAGCACGAAGCGCCAGTCCCACCAGCCGTAGAAGACGTAGCTGGCCGCCAGGGTGAACGCCATCCAGGCGCGCCGGTTGGGGCGCAGGCGCCAGCTCACCAGGAACACGATGATGAAGAAGATCCCGAACTGGGCCGTCGGGAAGAGCATGGGTCGGCGTCACTCCTCGGGCCGGTGCCCCGAGACTAGGCATGCGGCCACCGCCGCCTGCGGCATCACGGCCCCAGGATCGGGCGGACCGGTGGGTGCGCCTCAGGGCGACGCGGGAGCCGTCGCGGCGCCGTCGAGCAGCTGCGGGAGGATCATCACGCGGTTGCGACCGAGTCGCTTGGCCTCGTAGAGGGCGCCGTCGGCCCGGGCCAGGAGCCGATCGGGGGTGTCGCCGGCGCTCCAGGTGGACACCCCCGCGGACGCCCCGGGCTTGCTGGACAGCACGAGTCGCTCGAGCACGCTCGTCGCCTCGGGCACCGGGCACGAGGGCAGGATGACCACGAACTCGTCGCCGCCGTAGCGGGCGAGGATGTCCGAGCCGCGCAGCGCCGCCCGCCACCGGTCGGCCACGCCGGCCAGCACCCGGTCGCCCATCTCGTGGCCGTGCGTGTCGTTGACCGATTTGAAGTGGTCGAGGTCGACGACGGCGACGCACAGCGGCTGCCCGGTCCGTTGGGCCCGGGCGATCTCGCGCCCGAGGAGGCCGGCCAGGGCCAGGCGGTTGGGCAGGCCGGTGAGCACGTCCGTGTGCGCGAGGGCCCGCATCTGCTCGC includes these proteins:
- a CDS encoding trypsin-like peptidase domain-containing protein, translated to MIDRAAHAETRRLHRELRSPLPDDEVDVGVDHVDELRQLWDGLVAESMPVEPVVPPLPPAPVADVVAPAWPAVAPRVHTGPAGPTPLTTPLTDPLIVLPDARTAPGAPVPPVPPIAPAAPVAAPVVESPSTERPSRRERRAAKRLAKDEKRGARLELRRHRILPRTVIGISMLLLAAAIGAAFAGAMLYAYYDWRLSTNEDRVGVLAESLQQRLTDAGASIDEAQQQALTELQERAGPLIDQKSDAVAMADLTPVVLPSTFFVSTLDENGQPSVGTAFVVSSDDSQSLLVTSYRVVSASTTQPGPEIRLTNAGGEAVVAQLHSWDPAHDLALLSLDRGGLEPLIWATGDAAAVTGERVYAASGVGAAGVTFSPGMVLGQSAEGIQMTTPVGSAWQGGPVVTQDGKVVAVASLAYQPLGFNPGQVPYAPPVDAACETLLDCGA
- a CDS encoding DUF459 domain-containing protein, with translation MPDHHTPDPHSPGAARPGSEEPGPRTQRALDRLDAMDPGDHGRFTPPLAPPARTLDLRQVTIVGVVALGLFTLMNASSLLRIVERQPFGWQRSVQVALVKPIDGLSHLLFLDRPRTTADDALGHEFGDAEAFDDLTTAEPPAAPPATELPEPTAADPLEIVVVGDSQAEILGQSVIDKAAATGVMDATLDFEFSSGLTRPDFFNWPAEIQQVVETTDPDAMVVVFGANDGQGMELDTGVFQPGDPEWNAEYARRVDAVMTYLEQQGVRVYWIGQPIARDGEYSARLQLMNGIFEEVAADHPNTTIVSLYDLFADENGNYSDYLPGAGGEVVNMRNSDGIHMTRAGGDRAADAIFAAIEEDLPNGAPTPTTVAPAVTPTTIAP
- a CDS encoding MBOAT family protein — translated: MLFPTAQFGIFFIIVFLVSWRLRPNRRAWMAFTLAASYVFYGWWDWRFVLLIAGSTLFNQAMGTAIHRNHDDGTRKLLMGLAVSGNLVVLGFFKYYEFFVVSVTNGLAKLGLDANPPLLRLILPIGISFFTFQAISYVVDIYRRELEPASPIEFGMYLSFFPHLVAGPIVRASEFVPQLRRRPDEHRIPATEAFFLIVAGLFKKVVIASWLGTEVVDPVFAVPGNFSSLEILFAVYGYAMQIYADFSGYTDIAIGIALLLGIRFPQNFDRPYSALSIQDFWRRWHITLSRWLRDYLYIPLGGSRGSESATYRNLMLTMLLGGLWHGASWTFVVWGGLHGTYQCVGHWRNGRRAAQEEAGTLAPSVIPEALRPVLAWLATFNLVCFAWIFFRAESFATAFDVIKGIFDVTDLLPGPTLLLVAVVVGMLAAQFSPRWVGAWSKSGFSRLAPVLQGVALALSFVLIDTLGPVGVAPFIYFQF